The following is a genomic window from Sciurus carolinensis chromosome 3, mSciCar1.2, whole genome shotgun sequence.
attttaaaaccaaataaactcagaaaatttGAGTGGTTTTTTTAAGTCATCTAGCTACTATGCAGTAAAACCAGGTCTAAAACTACATATTTCCATTTCCACAGCACATTATTCTGGACTTTCTAACATCTTTAACCTCACCACATGGTAcagagggttttttgttgttgttgttgttttttccagAGGGTTTAATGTGCCTCTTACTGTCAGCTTTCGAAACAGGAATATATCTCATTTGTCTTTACTGTATCAATGGTTACTCTGGGCCAGACACAggttcaggaaaaaaaacattcaataaaagatgGATGAATGCGATTGGAGGTGAGGCTCGGTggaagagcacctgcctagcatgcacaaggccctcgtctgatcaccagcaccacaaagaaagaaagaaagaatgggtgAATCAACAAAATAAACCCAAACTCAGACTCTTTGTTCAAGTGCTTTCCACTGTAAAATACTCTTCCCTTTACAGATTTCAATTTTGGTATACACTAAATACAACCATATGTAAATATCTTCCAAATGGCCATAGTTGTATAAGATAGACAGATCTATCTACCTATGTAGATACAAAACACATTGACGACAGcacaaaacaactaaaataaagtACATGTAACTGACAGTGAATGTGCTCTCAATGTTCTTACCCACTGCTTGCATTGGGATTCTGAAAGGAGCTTGAGTTCATGTGCCTTCCTGAATGGAATCATAGTTCTCTCCAgtctctaaaatcagaaaaattcctCAGTTTATTACCAAGATCTCAGCTGGGGCCTCTGACAACTGATACAAACAAAagtaattttgcatatttctaCCAATTCAGAGGAGGGACTGAGTTGCTCCTGCATGATAGTGTCACTCATCCCTGATGAGGTTATCAGCTATTTGGGGCCCAGTCCAGTAAGAAGAGGGGCCCCGCCTACCCATATGCAGTATAAGGGCAAACCAAATCAGACCTTGAAAATGACAGGCCACTCACCAAGAGAAAGTGGTTAAGCCTGAAGTTCCAAAACTGGCCCAGACCCCACAAAAAGCTAtgctttttgttcttctttcagaAAACAAACCCTTTCTAATCAGTCACTGTAACCATGTAAGAGAAGTCCTTACCTTCCCTCTGAGGAACGCACTACTCGTCTTCTTAGAAAACCTTTCCAAGCAAAAGTTGATATAACACTTCCACATGCCCTCTGGAAAAGTCAGATTACATTGATAAGATTACCAATTCTCTTAGTTCAACAATCACCACATGttttcttcaaaggaaaaatgCCTTAGCTTGATGGCAAAGCTATTCAGATTACAATCATTTCAAATACTAGGGGAAAGCAACTGAGTAATGatggaaacaaaaatcaaaagcttTACCCAGGTTTTAGATACTCACTTTATTCtccaatattataaaataagtcAAAACTCTAGCAAAAGATAATTAAGAATCTTCTGAATTATCATTTCCTAAGTATTATTTCCTCCAAACAAATGAACATAAAGACCACAAAAATAGAGGAAGTTTACAAAAGCTCCAACTTTCACCATCCAAGAAAGAACAAGCTGGAAAGCCTGGCACACTGTACACTGTTCTACAGAGAGATTTGCAGTGCTGATTTGGGGAAGGGGCGTGTCAGCTTCACACCTGGATACTATTACTTCTATACCACATGACAGTTTAAAGAAGTTCACCTGTAGGCAGAGTCTTCACCGCCTCTTCATATACAGCACAGCACCTCTCCTCCCTCTGGCCCACCTCCACTGCTCTGGCTTGTTTCGTCAAAGGCTGCTCATCTCCTGGTTGAGACTGGATCTCTAATTCTCGCCGTGCCACATAATCCCAAGTGAGAGGGTCATCTGTGTGCATAGCCTGAAGGCTGAAAAATACAGCTTACTGGCATCTGTCCCataaaaaggaactaactcaAAATTCCCAAAGAGACAGTTCTCCATGGTCTAAAAATGTATAAAGGACATCTTTACAATTGCAGTATATTAAGAGTCACTTCCCAATCTGCTCTCCAGAATATCTTCACTCGCTATACAGTCAATGGAACAAAGTTGTCACACATTTATTGTTGCATATTTCAGACACCACTGACAAATGCCAATATTCAAGTTAACTCAGAGTCAAGTCAGCATTTGTCTGTGACCACAAAAGCCTCCAAGAGCTCTTGACAGCTTTATATCCTGACTCTTGATTTCCTATTATAATGGAGGCAGAGGAAAAGCACAACCTAATCCTCTACCAAAACCCTGAAGATCCAAAGGACAAACTGATCCATGTTTCATCTTATTGCCTATGAAAGCACAGGGTGCTACCTAAGAATGGAAGTACATATAATGTAGGCACAAATAATTCTTAGACAATATAATCAggctttaaagaataaaattacttgCAACATTCCACTAAGAACAGTTATGAATACAACTCCTGTTTTATGAACAAAAGACGTGCCAGGAAAGCAGGATatagattttcttgttttgtttttggtactaaggactgatcccagggcctcacacagactagctctaccactgagctagcctcaaacttgtgatcctgcctcagtctttgacCAGCTTGActttacaagtatgtgccacatGCCAGCAGGATACAGGGTTTTTATATAAGCCTTAGGACATATTTGTTATTGAATATAGACAAACTTTCTCAAaggaagtcaataaataaattcaaagcaTTCTCTAAAAACATACTCTTTGAATATGTAATAGCatacaaatttttcttaaaacttagCTTTTTTTCCAAGCATTTAGTGTGGTATCTTTTTCCTCCCTTATAAAGAACCAAACTCAAATCATTATCAAAAGATCAGAAATAGATATAATTCACCTTTCTACCATTTTACTTACTCATCATAAATCTCTTTTTGTAGATCTTTGGCAAAATCAAACAGTTGTGCAATTGAAAGAAGTGATACATGAAATTCAgcacctaaaatttaaaaagaggggagaggaaatTCATCACCAAGGAGACACTAAAGAATCACTTTATTATAAAAGTACTATTTCCTTGATGTACTGGACTAACTATAGTTCTATTTCTTTTAgtggtactggagtttgaacccaggggcactctactactgagcaacatctccattccatttttttattttctggagacagtctcaccaggttgctgaggttgacccTGAACTTGCACCTGgctaatagtttttttttgttttttgttttttgttttttaattttaagtgggggtgggggttcgAAGaagttggggattgaacccaaggcctcatacatgctaaacatgctctaccactaacctaCACCCCAAATGAAAGGAGCTTATTTTggttgtgacttttttttttttttccttttctttttgagaaatagaaaaaaatgggctgggggagATCCTATAGTCCCACTAACCAAGCAAAgccattattaatattttgggaTATTCATAAGTACTTTCATCCTAAACTTAAGGGCATAAGGAAACAAACTAAGTCCTCTATTTCTTTTCAATACCCAAGTGAGCTACTGAAAATGTCCAATTATAGTCTTGGAGACTAGAcattttttaagcattttctAAAAGATTCAGGACACTATCCCTACAATCAGGGTTTTATACAtattacaaattttcaaaattagttaACAGTCCTCCTCACTATAAATAGAATGCTCCACTTTCCTAGcatgaataaatgttcaaaagATACCAACCTTTAATCTTGCTTATAGAATTTTTGTAGACGATGCGTGCCAACTCGCCATTAAGGATTTCTTCAGGATGATCAAAATTCCCCTACAAAGTGTTACATTAAGTagggcaaattaaaaaaaaaaaaaaagcactaggATGAAAATTAACAGTCCTAGACGACCTGAACAAACCACATCTCGCTCTCTCACACTCTCACTGAACCAATTCCCTCCCTTGTAAAAATGTACAACTTGTTGGAACGAGATCACTGATCTTCCAGCTCCTTTCTCTCAGGATCCTGTAGTGGTAGAAAGATCATACAGCTTAAGATCTCACTCTCCATTTAGAACAGGTCAAGCTGCACATGTTTTAATTATCCTTCTGTTCAAGATTTTATCTGggtaaaatatttccaaattggAAACCACAATAACAGACAATAGCAAAGTTCCTTTTTTAGTTCTAACATTCTAAATCTTCTCCAAGATATTCTATCATGTTAAAAATCAtacaaaggggctggggagatagctcagttggtaaagttcttgccttgtaagcataaggccctgggttcgatccccagcaccccccctgccaaaaaaaaaatcatacaaaaagtaaaagaagtgggcatggtagcacatgcctgtattcccagctactcaggagattaaggcaggaagactgcaagttcaagggcggtctcagcaacttggcaagaccttgaatcaaaataaaaagcaaaaagggctagAGGTTGTAGGTTacatttcagtggtagagcattccagaagtcaatccccagtaccagaaaaaggaaaaaaaaaaaaaaaaaaaaaaagtaaaagaaactagAAACCTTGCATTTCACAATCTTTCTCAGGCTCCTTGAACCCATTAATATACCACTTACTAAGATTACAGCATCAGTTATAACTTCAATTACTCCAAATATCTATCTTTAAAGCACAAAACTGTCTTTTATTACTAGGCCCATTTAATTAAATCAACACTACACTGATCTTCAAGTTTCAAAATGTAACattaaattggaaagaaaaatatattccaagcATTCTCTCGTAAGTAGGTTCAGTGACAATACGTTAGGATCTCACCATATCCATATCGGCCTTTTCAAattcttgtttttccttctgcAGTTTCTCAGCATGCATTAGCTCCATCCTGAAGTACTACAGAAGAGAAATAACGGCCTGAAAATCTTTAAAGATACTTTCTTAAATTTGAGATATAATATGCCTTGTTTTTATGCATAACTTTCAGATCTGGTAAAATCCAGAagtattatattttcctttgttaaCAAAATAGCTGATATTGACAAGGtatggtgaaaatattttatgctattCAGAAAACAATCTAAAGGTATGAATCAGAAACCTTAAAAATGCCTTTGTATCCTTGGTTATCACTTCACAATTAAACAAACCATAGAGTCTAGCCCTAAATTGGCAAAAGAAACAGCAAACGTGCTACAATGTCCTTAATCCAGTCGAGGATATAACTTTGTAATTTAACAATGAAGGTTTCTGCAAGAAATTTTACTTATGATTTTATCCATATATGTGAAAAGTGTCAACAAAGGCTGAGTGAGAAATTTGGACTTCTACCCTACTCAGTCTTCCACCCCTATCTAGCAGTAAATAGGCAGAACAGTATCAAAAGAGTTCTActagctgtaatcccagctgctcagggggctgaggcaagaggatcaggagttcaaagccagcctcagcaacttagcaagaccataaaCAATTTGGTaggaccttgtctctaaataaaatagaaaaaggactgggtatgtagctcagtggttaagcacccctgggttcaatctctagtaccaagaaaaaaaaagttctactaACCAGAAAATTTAACTTCCAGAGTctcataaaaataaccaaaaggcctaaaaaatggaaaatcactCATCATAAAAAGAACCAGGGAAATTGCAACTTAAATGAAGACAATCCAAAGCTACCAACACAGAGATGACATAGATGTTAGAATTATCTGACAAGGATTTTGAAATCAGCAAAAGATGCTTTAATGAGCAATTATAAACAcatttgaaacaaatgaaaagatagtAAGTATCagcaaacagaaaacataaagaaaaaaccaaatagaaatttgAGAACTAAAACTAATAATTTAGTGAGTGGACTTAATAGCATCATAaacaaaacagaggaaagaaCCAGTGATcctgaaaataactaaaaattgcCCAATCTGAACAACACAGAGAAGATAACTTGAAAACAATGAACAGGGCATCAGAAACCTATGAGACAATGATAAAAGATCCCATATGTGTCACTGGAGttgcagaggaaaaaaagaagagtgagGTTGAAAATTTTCTCTAAGAAATTATGGCTCAgtgctgggggtatagctcagtggtagagcacttgctggcaCAGAGTCCTGTTttctatctccagcaccaaataagaaaaagaaaaaaagtacctCATGATTTTGCAAATTCAGCAAAAACCAAACCTATAGActcaagaaactgaaaaacagTTGATAAACCCAAACAAATTCATGATAAAACATACCATAACCaaacttatgaaaaataaagacaaagaaaaaacttgAAAGCAATGAGAGATATGATATCCTAcctaaaggagaaaaacaattcaaaatgaaCTTCCATCACCATCTAGCAGTGACAAAGCAGAACAGTATCAGAAgacatttacaaaacaaaacttaaatatcCCAGAGTCTCTggcagatttctcatcagaaatcaAGGACAGAAGGAAGTGATACAACATTTTCAAATGCTACAAGAAAAGACATGTGAGTCCAGAAATATCTgacaaaaatataatcaaaaaagAAGGGAGTTGGGTGAGAtggcgcaagcctgtaatcccagcagctcaggagactgaggtaggaggatcatgagttcagagccaaactcagcaacttagcaagaccctaaacaactcagctagaccctgcctctaaataaaatataaaaagagctggggatgtagctcagtagttgagcacccgtaagttcaatccctggtacaaaaaaaaaaaaaatgaagggaaaaagcAAGGTATGGTGGGTATGGTGgagaatgcctgtaatcccagcaactcagaagactgagacagaaggactctaagttcaaagtcagcctcagcaatccagtgaggccctacacaacttggcaagaccctatctttaaataattaaaaaagggctATGCTTGggtatagttcagtagtaaagtgcccctgggttcaatgcccaacaCCAAGtgggggggaaaaaagggaaaattaggGCACAATGGTTCATGCCTCTAATTCTATCAACTTGGGGGGTGgaagcagaaggattacaaattgaaggccagccttggtaacgtagcaagaccctgtctcaaaataaaaaactgaaagggctggggatacagttcagtgacaaaacgcccctgggttcaatccccactcaCACAAAGTAGGAGAGATCAAAAGACATTCTCAGATAAGGTGAAACTAAGAATTTGTGTAGGAAGACCTGTCATAAAAGACATaaagttctcaaaataaaatagaaaattactgTTTAAAAAGGGATTCTGGAGGGtgggggaaatagctcagttggtagagtgcttgccttgtaagcacaaggtcctgggttcaatccccagcacttaaaaaaaaaaaaaaaaaaaaaaaagggattctGGAACattaggaagagagaaaaatggaaagagtaaAACTATGtattatgggctggggatgtggctcagtggtaaagagcttgcctagcatgcataaagtcacaggttcaatccccagcaccaccaaaaaaacaaaaaacaaaaaaaaaaaacacacatacatacatacacataggtaATACAAGACTTTTCTTCTCTAAAGTTGTCTGATGCATGAAGCAGAAATTCTAACACTATCTGATGTGGATCCTCAGTGTTCTTAATAGGAGAAAGAATACCctaactgaagttttaaaaacagaacaaaataaataaaactgaattaaacaaatcaacacaatttttaaaaaatgataaagaactaCATACACATCTTATACCAATTTCCTAGTTTTGGTGTTGTActagttttataaaatgtaaccAGTGGAGGAACTAGGTGAAGGGTACACAGGACATCACTGTTATCTTTGTGTCTACTAGTGAACctctaattatttcaaaataaaaattaatggtaaGTTGGGCACTATGGTGAACgactataattccagcaacttgggaggatgaggtaggagtaTCCTAAGTTTGAAGTCTACTTCAAtcagcaaattcaaggccagcctaggcaacttaacaagaccctatctcaaaataaaaaataaaaaagggccgtggatatagctcactggtaaagaacctctgggttcaattcctaataccataaaaaattttttaaaaagttaatggcAAATATTAAAGTCATGGTATTATTACAGGTATAGGAAGGTAAATTAATGCATGATTAACATGTACTATAAAAATTGACCCCAAATTTTGAATACTTGACATTTTATGTTACAggatattaaaaaagaagttttggGGGTTTGTAactatatttatactttttttttattttttattttattttatttttttttttgtggttctgggaattgaacccagagccttgtgcttgtgaggcaagcactctaccaactaagctatattcccagtcctgtttaaactttttaaatcagTAATTCTGCTTCTAgaaataaatcataaagaaatGCCAGGTGCaagggcacacacctgtaatcccagcggctcaggaggctgatgcaggaggatcacaagttcaaagtcagcctcagcaatttaccaaggccctgagcaactctgtgagaccatgtctctaaataaaatataaaaaggactggggatgtggttcaatggataagcacccttgggttcaatccctgatacaaaaaataactataataataataatcttaaaattttcatatacaAATTTTCATGTACAAAAGTTATGAGAAAATACTGGAACAATCTCAATGCCCAATAACAGGGATAAGGAAatataccatttttttaaataatatttgccCTCAGTAAGTCATGTTGAGACATCACTTTCATCCTATGCGCACACACTCACTTCCTGATAGAGTTTTGGACACTCTGGATGAAAGCGCAGAGCCCGAAGAAACAGCTGCCTTGCACTTTCAGAAGATAAGCGATCTTCCATTTCCCATTTGGCCGCCATAATCCACAAAGCTATAAATGAAAAAACACCAGACTTCCATTTCAGTAAATTAATCAAGTTAGGCAAGAAAATACCAATGCTCCAAATCAAATactccatgaatttttttttcaatcttaccAAAAGGGGAAGGGGATAGACAGAGGGAATTTCTAACTGAAAATTTCTGTTGCTCTATCCGAAATTAGAGTAGCCAAAGTGGCACATGCCAgcaatcccagctacccaggagacTAAGGAAGAAGGATTTCAATTtagagaccagcttgggcaattttgcaagaccatggctcaaaatagaaaataaaaagaacggGGGAGGGCTGGGAtcctggctcagtggtacagcacttgtctcgcacacgtgaggcactgggttggatcctcagcaccacataaaatgaataaaagtggtagagcactcgcctagcatgcatgagaccctgggttcgatccacagtaccacataaaaatataaaggtattctgtccacctacaactaaaacaaaatattaaaaaaaaaaaaaaaaaaaaaaagagctgggacatagctcagtggtagtgtgctcctgtgttcaattctaagtactacaaaaataaatatataaacaaagaatATTCCAAGTAAATAGGTAAATGCTAATATATGTTCATTCTGGATGTATGATACATAAGGGTCTATGACCGTATTTACTCAGATCTAAGGGCACCACCATTGTAAGTCACATACAAATTTTAAAGGTGTTAAAAGTTGggaagggctgggtatatagttcagttggtagagcgcctgcacacacaaggccctgggttcaatccccagcacggcaaaaaaaaaaaaaaaaaagttgggaagaaaatttgtattttagaatcaattaattaatatattttgcaCTCCTCTATATTTAGCAaagaacataatttaaaaattttttttttgtctttctacaTGGGAAATTAATTCCAAGTTACCACTCTATCTATTTCCCTAGAGATTTAATGAAGGTTAACTATCATGCCAAGCAAGGTTGCTCCTGGTATAAATGACCCAGGGTTGCTAACATCTGGACTTTGCAGGAAGGTCACAAATGGTGGCAAGTCATTGCTTTGGGCTTTCTTGAGCATGTGACTCCTGAAATTGAGCATGGACCTCCCTAAGATCTCATCACTTAAGAAGTTTCTCTATCCACTCATATGGTCTCATCACCTTACAACTGAACTTTCACTCTGGGGACCAGAGACTGGCCTCCAAACTGCTAAGAGCactttgctgaaaaaaaatgcCTCAAACTGTCTTCTGTCTCTTTCTGAGTAAGCAGGTGCCAAATGTAGCCTCTTGTGCAGTACAAAATGTCTGGCTGAGCCTAAAACCCTGAGAACTGATATTGGAGCACCCCCATTACAGAATAACATACCATCCACTCCTTACTCATGAGAAAAGTCTTTCTCCTATAAAACATGAGTACCTACTCTGTGTCAGTCAACCTTCTAAAATCTGTGTTAATAGTTTCCTCTTTAAATTGAAATCCTAATTTCACTGCCTCCAAATTAAACATCCCTCAAAGGACTGTccagattttattttccatcaactaaaaagaaatataatttttcttgtcCACAGATCGATCACCTGATATAGTAACTATTAGTACACAGTAACGAGAGATGAACTAAGAGGCAGCTTCAAGAACAAAAACTGCTGTAGCCAATTGCCTAATAAGCTTAAGttctcaaaatattatttctcttaattttgtcAAGCACAATAAATTCCAAAGTAGCTtgagtctaaataaaatacagaaaaagaactgAGAAGGACTTCACCATACCTGGCTTATTTGAATGAATAGCTAACATGGCAGAGTATACCTTGCTAAGTTGAGCTTTGGTAGCctgcaaaagaggaagaaaattttctatTCGTTGCACAGAGATATCATCACTATTAATCTACAAACATTATGTGCTGAACCCTTATCAACCATGAAATTTAATAGGGCAAGATCTTGCTAGGAATATATCAACAAATATAGACACAGTCAATTTTCTTCTCCCTAAACTACTAAACATACAcattctaaatataattttttaatattttctgaacaaATACGCGTAAAAATGATCTTCTTTTCAACTGACTTGGAAGCAATTTATATAGGCATTCAGATAAATACAAGTGTTACACTGAAGTATAGCTTCAGTCTTCTGGGGTTCTTTTCCCATTGTTAACCCTACACCTTTGGGGATAACATGGAGTTCAGCAATAATTAAGAAGTTTAAAAGGCAGacaaacaaaggaagaaaggagcaaTACTTAGCTTTACTCACCCATTTCTTACAAAAAACAACATAGGATAGCCAAAGTTGAACATCATCCTGCAAGAAAAGCAATGCAGTTAGTTGCCTGAATTTGACCTTTATATATAATACACTTTTgcattaattaaatttattggAAACAGAGAATTTCAGAAGACCCAATGTATTAGCACACTCTTGGATTTCTTAACCATAATTGAGTGGAGACTCTCCACTTCCACCCATCatgctccaaaataaaataagctataCATCCAATTTGTTCAATGCAGTTCTGCAATGGCCTCACATATAGAAATACAAAGTTTATCATTCCCAGGAATTCAAAGTACTTCCAATATAACATGCCCATTCCCAGGCCAAACTTGAAGAATATCAAGTTACTGAGGTACGGGAAGCacctaatcatttctcttccGCCTCCAAGTCTTTAGTGTTCTTCACCTAAGAAATatatccaggggctggggatatagctcagtcggtacagtgcttgccttgtaagcacagggccctgggttcgatccccagcacccaaaaaaaaaaaaaaaaaaaaagaaaaagaaatatatccaaACATTTCCCAGGTAATTTTCTAATTGTTAACATATCAAATACACTGTTTTCAGCATCCTCCTCACAAAATAACAAGAAGGTATGAAGACAAGCACAGAGGCACACATCTATGaccccagcaattcaggaggtgagacaggaggaccacaagtttaaggctagtctcaacaacttagtaaaaccctgtctcaaaataaacaataaaatgggctaaggatgtacctcagtagtaaagtgaccctaggttcaattcccagtaccaaaaagaaggtATGagatcaatttctttctttcctttttttttttttggtatcagggattgaacccagggtgcttaaccactaagctacattcctagttcttttttaatctttgagacagggtctcactaagttgcttagggcctcaccacattgctgaggttagcctctgaactcatgatcctcctgccttagactcccaagtCACACCCAGCTGGGATCAATTTCTTAATGCTGGCTCAAAAATGTTTCACTCAATAACACCATCATTAGAATAAGTATTAAGACACCCAATTTAAGACTACAGAGAACAATGCATTTGAAATATTCAACTCATAGTTAGGTGTAATACATATCTTCATAGTCCTTAAGAATCAAGGATGCATTTATCACATACTTTCCACTTTGCTGAAGCACGTCGGAAGATACCTTGTACCCGGTGCACAATAGAATGCTCAATCTCATCCttcttaaatgaatatttaatgcGCTGAAAGGGGACATGAAAAAcaaagtctcagttttctcacattTACAAAGTGTCATTACTACTTGATCATTTAATAGTATTGGTGAACACAACAAGTAATTATAAATATCCATTATGGGCACATTAAACAGTTTATCAACACTAACT
Proteins encoded in this region:
- the Utp6 gene encoding U3 small nucleolar RNA-associated protein 6 homolog, giving the protein MAEIIQERIEDRIPELEQLERVGLFSRAEIKAIIKKASDLEYKIQRRSLFKEDFINYVQYEINLLELIQRRRTRIKYSFKKDEIEHSIVHRVQGIFRRASAKWKDDVQLWLSYVVFCKKWATKAQLSKVYSAMLAIHSNKPALWIMAAKWEMEDRLSSESARQLFLRALRFHPECPKLYQEYFRMELMHAEKLQKEKQEFEKADMDMGNFDHPEEILNGELARIVYKNSISKIKGAEFHVSLLSIAQLFDFAKDLQKEIYDDLQAMHTDDPLTWDYVARRELEIQSQPGDEQPLTKQARAVEVGQREERCCAVYEEAVKTLPTEGMWKCYINFCLERFSKKTSSAFLRGKRLERTMIPFRKAHELKLLSESQCKQWIELLLHRDFFTEALEVAEAGIELFKDSVTMWQMKLQVLIASKSPDITMFVEEAFVHLKPQVCLPLWISWAEWSEGAQSHEDTEAIFKKAILAITGTSSVTLKDKYLDWAYRSGGNKKARTVFKSLQESRPFSVDFFRKMIQFEKEQESCKMTNLREYYERALREFGSVDSDLWMDYIKEELSHPLGRPENCGQIYWRAMKMLQGESAELFVAKHAMHQAGH